From Leptospira yasudae:
GCGGTTTCCAATACAAGAGCCATTCTTACTTGAGAACGTTCCTGCAAAGGAATCCGAGTTCCATTCGTCTTTTTCCCGTTACGCGAATCGGTTTTGTTTTTTCGGATTGTCGAGTTCTGCATTCTATTTCGTTCGTTTTAGAGGATTTGCATCAATCGCAGACCGTTTAGGTTCTTTCGATCCGGTTTGATCGAAGCCAAAAAATTCTTGCACTCAAATCCAACATAAGTAAGATCTCTCGAAAATGTAACATTTGTTGGATTTTAAATTTCGTCAACGAATGTTCCTGAAACGCAAAGGGGAGAATCGGATGAAGTCGAATGTCAAAGTCTGCGTCGTAGGCGCGGGGCCTAGCGGTATCGCGGCCGCAAAGAATTGCGTTCAATACGGGTTGGACGTGGTCGTTTTCGAAAAGAACGACAAGGTCGGAGGGAACTGGGTCTTTAACTCGAAAACCGGACACTCCAGCGTTTACGAAAACACGCATATCATCAGCTCCAAGGCTTGGTCCGAATACGAAGACTTCCCGATGCCGGACGATTATCCGGAATATCCGAATCATAAACAACTTCAGGCTTACTTCGAATCCTACGCGAAACATTTCGGAGTGTATAAGAAGATCCGATTCAATCATACGATTCAAAAAATCACAAGAACGGAAGACGGAGATTGGAAGGTGGAGTTTCTCGACGCTTCCAAAAAGAAGAAGACCGAAATCTTCGACGTTCTCATGGTAGCCAACGGTCATCACTGGAATCCGAAATATCCGGAATACGAAGGAAAATTCACGGGCAAGTTCCTGCATTCGCACGACTTTAAGGGAGTGACCAACGAGTGGAAGGGTAAGGACGTTCTCGTGATCGGAGGCGGTAATTCCGCCTGCGACGTTGCGGTCGAATCCGCGCGCGTCGCAAACAGCGTGAAGTTGTCGATGAGAAGTCCTCAGTGGTTTTTTCCGAAATTTCTTTTCGGTATGCCTTCCGACGTGTTCGCGGCAAAGACGCCGAGTTGGATTCCGTCCATCATAAAACAATGGACTCTTACGAAGATGCTTCACGTCTTACAGGGTTCTTATAAGAATTACGGTCTTCCCGTTAATACGACATTAGCGCTCAGTCATCACCCGACTTTGAATTCGGATCTTCTCGATTTTATCCGTCACGGAAGAATCAAACCTCGTCCTGCGATCAAAAAACTTCACGGAAAGGAAGTCGAGTTCGTGGACGGAACCAAGGAGAAGTTCGACATCATCTGCGCCTGCACCGGATTTTGGACGACGTTTCCGTTCTTTGATAAATCGTTTATCGATTTTCAACACGTCGAAAAGATTCCTCTCTTCCGTAAAATGATGCACAACGATTATCAGAATTTGTATTTTATCGGTTTGTTTCAGCCGGTGGGTTGTATTTGGCCGATGGCGGATTATCAGGCGAAACTCGCGTGTATGGAAATTCTCGGTAAATACAAACGACCTAAGAATTTAAAGGAAGCGATTCGATACGAAATCGAACACCCTCACTTTACGTTCGGCGGCGGCCAAAGACACGCCGTCGAAGTGGATTATCACGCGTTCCGTAAAGAACTTCAATTGGAACTTCTCAAAGCAGGGATCGATATCGGCAAACCGCCGGGCGGTAACAAGAAGCTGTATAAGGATTTCTCGAAACAAGCGGTTTAGTTTCGGAAAGACATTTTCGAGTTTATTTGTCGTAGCTCCGACAAACAAACCGTGAAACGAGTCGGCCCCCACCCGAGTAGGGTGGAGGAGGTGGGCTTGCGGGAGAAACTCGAGAAAGTCCTCTATATCAGAAAAATCGAATATTCGCAAGAATTATTTTCAGGCAGAATTAGTTGTCGGAACTACGACAAAACTTTCTTGGAACAAAGCGTTAGGGACGCGGAGAGCGCGAAGCGGACATGCTTTTTCTTTGTCTTCCTGCGACAGTCTCAAAACGGATTGCGATTAAAGGCGGATATCCGCATGGCCGAAGCGAACGCGAAGCTCGTAGCGGCCCGACCCGCCTTGGCGGGGAACGCCCGAGTCGTTTCGGTTATCAAGAGCCCGCTTGCGCTTTTTGATTCAAACGTTTTTGAGCGGACCTAAGTTCTCCGTCCGCGATCTGCAACGTCCATTCCGGAAAATGTCTCGCTAAAAAATACTGAAGCCAAGAATCCCAAGTTGCGTATCCGAGAAACTTTTTCTTAGGCAGCCAACGTATGAATGCGTCCGCGACTTTTTCCACGGAATGAACCGCGTTGATCGCCGAACCCATCTCGATCTCCTTCACGAGATCCGGTTTGTCCCGATTCTCTTTTTCCAATCCGGGCGTGTTCGTAGTAGGCGGCAGAAAAATTTTCACCCGAACCCCGTGGAGCATCATCTCCTGCCGCAGGGATTGTGCAAATCCTGTGATCGCAAACTTACTCGCGGAATAAGCTCCGTATCCGTAGATCGAAAACGTGGCGAGCATGGAGGAAATCAGGATGATATCGCCTGATCCTTGTTTGACGAAGTGATCGTGAAAGGCGCGGACCACGTTGACGTGTCCGAAATAATTCACTTCCATTAGATCGCGAAAATCGGATTCTTCCAGATCGCCGACTCTGCCCACTTTCGCATAACCGCTGTTACATACGAGCAGGTCGAGTCCTCCCAATATTTTAAGCGCGCTTTTTGCGGCCTTTTTTACCTGGTCCGGTTTGGAAACGTCGGCGACGACCGAATCGAAGATCGCGTCTTGAGATCCGACCTTACGCAGTTCGCGGACCGCCGCTTCTAGGGTTTGTTTTTTTCTCGCGGATACGATTACGCTTGCGCCCGCTTTTGCACACGCTACGGCGAGTCCTTTTCCGATTCCCGTGGAACCACCGGAAATAAAAACTTTCTTACCTGCGAGTTGAGAAGGAAGGACTTTCATAACGGATTCTCACTTTTTGATTTTATAACCGGTTTTAAAAATCAGCCAAACGAGAGTTAGACAGATCGTAAGAAACACGAATACCATCGTAAGACTTACGCCTACGCTTACGTCGGCGATTTCGTAAAAACTCCAGCGGAATCCGCTCACCAAATACAGAACCGGATTGAAGAGGGTGACCTTTTGCCAAAACGGCGGAAGCATATTCGCGGAATAAAAACTTCCTCCCAAAAACACGAGGGGCGTGATGATCAGCAAAGGAATGATCTGAAGTTTTTCGAAACTATCGGCCCAGATTCCGATGATGAATCCGAATAAACTGAAAGAGATCGAAGTCAGTAAAAGAAACAAAACCATCACGAACGGATGCGCGATTTTAACGGGAACAAACAACGAAGCCGTCGCAAGCATGATCGTTCCGAGAATCACGGATTTGGTTGCCGCCGCTCCTACGAAACCGATCACGATTTCGAACATGGAAATCGGCGCCGCGAGAATTTCATAAATCGTTCCTGTAAACTTAGGGAAATAAATTCCGAAGGAGGAATTGGAAATACTTTCCGTCAGCAAGGACAACATGATGAGTCCCGGAACGATAAACGAACCGTAACCGACTCCGTCCACTTCCTGAATTCTGGAACCGATCGCCGAACCGAAGACGACGAAGTAGAGCGACGTGGAAATTACGGGAGAAGCGATGCTTTGAAATAGGGTTCTCCAGGTTCTGGACATCTCGAAGAGATAAATGGATTTGATGGCTTGCAGATTCATTGTGACTCCTTTACCAATTGAACGAAAATTTCTTCCAGAGAACTCTGAGTCGTATTCAGATCCTTGAAATCGATCTTCGCTTTTTTCAAGTCTTGCAATAGCGCGGAGATTCCAGTCTGTTTTCCGTGGGAATCATACGTGTATAGAAGTTGTTTCCCGTTGTTTACGATCTCGAGCCCTTTCGTTTTTAAACCGGCCGGAATCTTCTTCAACGTCTGATTCAAATCGATCAGCAACTGCTTCTTGCCGAGTTTGTGCATGAGTTCCTTTTTATCTTCGACAAGGATCAATTCTCCCTTGTTCATTACGCCGATCCGATCCGCGATTTCTTCTGCTTCCTCGATGTAATGCGTCGTTAAGATGATCGTGACTCCGTTTTCTCTGAGATTGCGGACGATGTTCCACATATCCTTTCGGAGTTCCACGTCGACTCCCGCGGTAGGTTCGTCCAAAAAGAGGACCTTAGGCTCGTGGGCGAGGGCCTTTGCGATCAGAACCCTGCGTTTCATTCCTCCCGATAAGGTAAGAATCATCTGATCCTTCTTTTCCCAAAGGGAAAGGGATTTTAAAAGTTTTTCAATATAATCGGGGTTAGGCGATTTTCCGTACAACCCTCTCGTAAAACAAACCGTGGCCCATACGGATTCGAATGCGTGAACGCTCAATTCCTGCGGAACCAATCCGATCTGCGATCTCGTAAATCGAAAGTCTTTGAGAATGTTTTTGCCTTTGACTTCGACGGAGCCGTCGCTCGGATTTACGATTCCGCAGATTACGGAAATTAAGGTCGTTTTGCCCGCGCCGTTCGGACCGAGCAACGCGATGATTTCTCCGTCTTCGATTTCCAAAGAGACGTTTTTCAACGCTTGGAATCCGTTCCCGTAGAATTTAGAAAGATTTTTCACGGAGACAACGGATGACTTCGTTTTCGGTTTCATGTTCTTTCCTGAATCTTGATCTTGTAGAATCGATTGATTGAAATGCCTAAAATACTAAATCCCGTTTCTTAGAACAGCATCATTTTCGAATTATAGGTCTTCTATAAATATCCGTTTTTTGACCGCTTTGAATATCGATTGTATTTTCGTACTTTGGTTTGGAGATTTTACGCTCCTTCTCCGAGCGAAACCGCAAGCAACGTCAAATCGTCCGTTAAATCCTGTGATTGCCTGAATCGATATAGGCTCTGAAGATGAGAATCCAAGATCTCCTGAATCGGAGTGTAAAGATTTTCCTGTAAATAAGAATGGAACCGTTCTTCTCCGTAGAGTTGCATTAGACTTTTATCAAATACTTCGAAGGCTCCGTCCGAAAACAGAAAAAGCCGAAACGGATCTTCGAAATGAAACGACTTCGTATTAAATTTAGCGGCGGTTTTTAAACCTAAAATCGGACCCGTTTTCGGGAGAGAAATTTTGGAATTTTTGGAAAGAATCACCTGTTCGGGGTGCCCTCCCGAGGCGTATTGTACGTTTCCCGTTTTAGGATCCCAATCCAAGACGAACGCCGTAAAAAGGGAATTCAGCGTTTTGAACATGGGGAGGATTCGTTCATTCAATTGTTCTAATATGATTCCGGGCTCCGATTCGGATTCCTTCAGAGCGTCGTAATCGGCTTTGATCGCCATCGTCAAAAGCGCGGCTTGGGTTCCGTGACCCGTCGCATCCGCTATGAAGAATCTCCAGCATCCGTTTCCGGTTTTACGAATGTCGTATATATCACCGCCGATCGGTCCCATCGGAAGATATTTGACGGTCCATAAAAACGGCCAGTCCTTGGAATGAGGATTCGGGAACATGGACTTCTGCAATTTTTCCGCGGTCTGCAGATCCGATTGAAGCAGATTCAACGCGTTGTCCCTCTGAAATTCGAGATTTTTTCTTTGTGTTACGTCCCGGATGATGATTCCGATATAATGATCCTTTTCGACCATCCAATCCGTAAGCGAAAGTTCGAGCGAAAATTCCGTGTCGTCTTTTCTCAATCCGATCATTTCGATCGGCTTCGGAGTTTTTCTTCTTCGTTTGGAAGTGAAATAACGCCTAACACCGTTTCGGTGTTTGTTTCGATTTCTTTCCGGAAGGATTTTTTCCAAGGGAGAATCGAGGATTTCTTCTGCGCTCCATCCGAAAATTTTTACGGCGCCTTCGTTCCAAAAAAGAATTTTTCCCGATATGTCCGAGACTAGAATCGCTTCCTGCACCGATGCGGAAATCGCCCTGAATTTAATCTGAAGTTCCTGATTGAGGATGTCCGTAAACTTGAGGAGACTTCTGTATCGAATGGAAATCAGAAGCGATTGAAACGCGATGAACAACAGAAACGTATACGGAACGATAAACGGAGTCGGGATAAGTCCCAGGCGCGACAACGTGTCGTTGAGCGCTCCGATCAAAAGCAAAAGACAAGAGGCTAAAAACACGAACGAACCGGTTCGTTTATGAAGAATGGCGCGGATCATCACTACAAAGACAACTAAGATCAGCGCGATCATATAATACAGATAGGCCTCTACGAGAAGTTCGAGCGGATCACCCTTCAGGAACCAAAAAATCCCGAACACGATCCAATTCGGAACGAGAAAGATGCGGAAGGCAAGGGTCTTGAATTCGTTCGGGAACAAGGAACGAATGTAACTCAGAAAGACCGCCGCTAATACGAAGAGACTTCCTAGGTCGATTCTAAATTCGAGAATCGGAGGAAAGTTCGGGAATATTTCAAAAATATAATGTTCTTCGGTAAATAAAATTCTCAGCGCGAGGATGGCGCATACGGAGGAAAGATAAAGCGACGAGGATTCTTCCTTTGTGAGAAGATAAAAGAAGAAGCTTGAAAATCCGAAAAACAATAAGGCTCCGAACGTAAGAAAGTCCAAATTCCTTCTCGTCTTGTCCGTTCCGGCGATTGTAGAAAACGTGCCGAGTTCGGGGGTTCTCCGGATGCCTCCGACTCCTTCAAACCAATTCGAAACTTCTAATGTGATTTCAAGCGTTGTATCCTTTTCTCCGATCGGAAAGTGAACGATCGGTTTGCCGATTCTGCGGACTTCTTCTTTGGGATCGAGGGACGGTTTTCCGAATTCTAAAGCGAGTTTTCCGTTGATATAGGCTCGATATGCGTTGTGGATCTCATGAAACTTGATCGCATATTCGCCGGGAGTAAGTCCGGTTACTTTGAGTTTATACGTCGCGGTTCCGAACGCGTTGCCTTTGAAGTTCGGGAATTCACTCGTTTCCCAAAAGCCGGGAACTTGAATCGTGCCGAGCTTTTGTTTCGAACCGAACCCTTCCGAGATTTCCCATTCTCCTTCCAAGGGAAGAATGGTTCCGCTCTCGAGCGTGTTTCCGTTTAGCGAAAGAATTCCATCCTTCGCTTTGGGAAAGGGTTCGACGGAACGTTTGCAATCCGTTGCAATAAAAGAAACGAAACAGAAGAATGCGATCGTAACGAAAATGCGAATCGTTCGTTTCGGCGGTCGAAGCATGACGACCATTCATAAAAGAGAAAGCTTGAAATCGCAATCTAAATTCTAAAACCGGTATCGCGTTTTTGAGAATTGGCGATCCCTCGCTCCCAGGTATTCGGATTGCCTGCGAGTATGACTTGATTTTTCGCCCTCGTGATTCCCGTATAAAGGATCTGACGGTTGAGAAGCCGATGCGATCGCTCGTCTTCCGAGGATTCGGGATGATCGGGAATGTAGATTAGAATTGTATCATATTCCGATCCTTGGCTTTTGTGAACGCTCATGACGAACGCCGGTTCGTGTTCGGGAAGAGTGTCGAGCGCGAAGGGGAATAGTTTTCCTTCGATCGGAAAAACGGCCCTTAATTCCCCAGTGGATTCCATTCTCAGAACGATTCCGATATCCCCGTTGAATAACTTTCTGCTCGAGTCGTTTTGTGTGATCAAAATCGGAAGTCCGACAAAATACAAACGTTTAGAAAGTTTTTTCGGATAGAGATGCGGACTTGTTTCGGATTCTTTTTTACGAAACAGATCCCGCGCTGCGAGATTCATGAGTTTATTTTGAACGGCTTCGACTCCCCAATAACCTCTTCTGAAAATCGTGAGACAACGAAATCGTTTCAATTCATTCTGAAATTTTTCCACGAACTCCGGCGCATTCAAATCGACCGAGTCGTACGCCTTCCAAGATCCGATTTCCGAAATGCGCGGAAAAAGAATCTTATCCCAGAGAGTTTCCGCGAGTTCGTCTCTGGA
This genomic window contains:
- a CDS encoding SDR family oxidoreductase, whose protein sequence is MKVLPSQLAGKKVFISGGSTGIGKGLAVACAKAGASVIVSARKKQTLEAAVRELRKVGSQDAIFDSVVADVSKPDQVKKAAKSALKILGGLDLLVCNSGYAKVGRVGDLEESDFRDLMEVNYFGHVNVVRAFHDHFVKQGSGDIILISSMLATFSIYGYGAYSASKFAITGFAQSLRQEMMLHGVRVKIFLPPTTNTPGLEKENRDKPDLVKEIEMGSAINAVHSVEKVADAFIRWLPKKKFLGYATWDSWLQYFLARHFPEWTLQIADGELRSAQKRLNQKAQAGS
- a CDS encoding SpoIIE family protein phosphatase, which produces MLRPPKRTIRIFVTIAFFCFVSFIATDCKRSVEPFPKAKDGILSLNGNTLESGTILPLEGEWEISEGFGSKQKLGTIQVPGFWETSEFPNFKGNAFGTATYKLKVTGLTPGEYAIKFHEIHNAYRAYINGKLALEFGKPSLDPKEEVRRIGKPIVHFPIGEKDTTLEITLEVSNWFEGVGGIRRTPELGTFSTIAGTDKTRRNLDFLTFGALLFFGFSSFFFYLLTKEESSSLYLSSVCAILALRILFTEEHYIFEIFPNFPPILEFRIDLGSLFVLAAVFLSYIRSLFPNEFKTLAFRIFLVPNWIVFGIFWFLKGDPLELLVEAYLYYMIALILVVFVVMIRAILHKRTGSFVFLASCLLLLIGALNDTLSRLGLIPTPFIVPYTFLLFIAFQSLLISIRYRSLLKFTDILNQELQIKFRAISASVQEAILVSDISGKILFWNEGAVKIFGWSAEEILDSPLEKILPERNRNKHRNGVRRYFTSKRRRKTPKPIEMIGLRKDDTEFSLELSLTDWMVEKDHYIGIIIRDVTQRKNLEFQRDNALNLLQSDLQTAEKLQKSMFPNPHSKDWPFLWTVKYLPMGPIGGDIYDIRKTGNGCWRFFIADATGHGTQAALLTMAIKADYDALKESESEPGIILEQLNERILPMFKTLNSLFTAFVLDWDPKTGNVQYASGGHPEQVILSKNSKISLPKTGPILGLKTAAKFNTKSFHFEDPFRLFLFSDGAFEVFDKSLMQLYGEERFHSYLQENLYTPIQEILDSHLQSLYRFRQSQDLTDDLTLLAVSLGEGA
- a CDS encoding ABC transporter permease, with translation MNLQAIKSIYLFEMSRTWRTLFQSIASPVISTSLYFVVFGSAIGSRIQEVDGVGYGSFIVPGLIMLSLLTESISNSSFGIYFPKFTGTIYEILAAPISMFEIVIGFVGAAATKSVILGTIMLATASLFVPVKIAHPFVMVLFLLLTSISFSLFGFIIGIWADSFEKLQIIPLLIITPLVFLGGSFYSANMLPPFWQKVTLFNPVLYLVSGFRWSFYEIADVSVGVSLTMVFVFLTICLTLVWLIFKTGYKIKK
- a CDS encoding ABC transporter ATP-binding protein, whose product is MKPKTKSSVVSVKNLSKFYGNGFQALKNVSLEIEDGEIIALLGPNGAGKTTLISVICGIVNPSDGSVEVKGKNILKDFRFTRSQIGLVPQELSVHAFESVWATVCFTRGLYGKSPNPDYIEKLLKSLSLWEKKDQMILTLSGGMKRRVLIAKALAHEPKVLFLDEPTAGVDVELRKDMWNIVRNLRENGVTIILTTHYIEEAEEIADRIGVMNKGELILVEDKKELMHKLGKKQLLIDLNQTLKKIPAGLKTKGLEIVNNGKQLLYTYDSHGKQTGISALLQDLKKAKIDFKDLNTTQSSLEEIFVQLVKESQ
- a CDS encoding flavin-containing monooxygenase — protein: MKSNVKVCVVGAGPSGIAAAKNCVQYGLDVVVFEKNDKVGGNWVFNSKTGHSSVYENTHIISSKAWSEYEDFPMPDDYPEYPNHKQLQAYFESYAKHFGVYKKIRFNHTIQKITRTEDGDWKVEFLDASKKKKTEIFDVLMVANGHHWNPKYPEYEGKFTGKFLHSHDFKGVTNEWKGKDVLVIGGGNSACDVAVESARVANSVKLSMRSPQWFFPKFLFGMPSDVFAAKTPSWIPSIIKQWTLTKMLHVLQGSYKNYGLPVNTTLALSHHPTLNSDLLDFIRHGRIKPRPAIKKLHGKEVEFVDGTKEKFDIICACTGFWTTFPFFDKSFIDFQHVEKIPLFRKMMHNDYQNLYFIGLFQPVGCIWPMADYQAKLACMEILGKYKRPKNLKEAIRYEIEHPHFTFGGGQRHAVEVDYHAFRKELQLELLKAGIDIGKPPGGNKKLYKDFSKQAV